The Flaviflexus equikiangi genome contains the following window.
TGGCCCGCCAGCCGCCCGCACAGCATCCTCCGAGAGTTCAACGCCCCGCACGGTACGCCAGGGACGTGCGACCGACTTCGCGAACCCGCCGACGCCGCAGTACAGATCCCAGACTTCTTCCGGGTCCGTTTCGTCCACCCATGCGGCCGCAGTCGCGTAGAGAACACGGGTGATATCCGTATTCGTCTGGAAGAATCCCTGCGGCCGGAGTCTTAGATCGAGCGGCCCCAGGCTCATATCGAGAACATCGTCCCCATAGAGCGGAATCTCGGTGGGACCCTCCGGCAGTGCTACGTGATGCGGATGAATGTTCGCCGTCACGACGTCGACGGGAAGCCTGTCGACCAGCCAGTCGAGATGAGCGAGCAGGGAGGGCACGAGTTCTTCTGTGCGTAGCACGAAACGGATCATGAGCCGATCGATGGGACTGGCCGTGAGGATGATGGACTTCAGCTCTCCCATGCGGTCCGGAATCGAATAGGGGACGAGACCTGCCCGTGCGATAAACCGGGCGAGAGTCTCATGTGCGGCCGTGATGATCGGCGGATACAGCAGGCAGTCGCGCAAGTCCTGCCCACGACCATCGCCCACGATCCCGAGACGAGGGTGCTCCGGCGTGCCAGTGACGACGATCTTTGCCTTGTTGCGGAAGCCGAACTCTGCGCTTTCGACCGGTGCGAACCATTCGTCACAGGGGAGGGTCTCCTCCGCGCGGCGCTGCTTGAGGGCTACCTGCTCCCGGTACGGAACAGCGAGATGTGTGCATGAACGGCACAGCCCCGCGTTGAAATATCCGCAAGGTGTGAGGGGGAAGTGGTTGTCCGTTGCCACCCCATCATCCTAGCGGACGGTGTGGGGGCGCAGGATCGCTCCCGCACCCCCTCCGCTCACGCTGTCGGGCCCGGGTCGCGCAGATTGCCGTCGGCGTCGAGGTGGCGGCCAGAGGCCGTCTTTGCCTCATCGACGTCCCACACGTCGGTGAGACGGACCGCCTGGTCGAACTCCTTATCGATTTCGGCCTGGATCTCGGCCGGGTAGGCGGTCTTCTTCGAGACGAGCCACGTGACGAGGAGAGCCGCGAAGAAGGCGGGAACCATCTCGTAGAGGTCGAAGATGCCGCCCGCGTCGATGTTGCCCCACACGAAGACGATGACGGCGCCGGTGATCATGCCCGCCATCGCACCCCGCGAGGTGAGTCCCTTCCAGAACAGCGCCAGGATAACGATCGGGCCGAAGGAGGAGCCGAAGCCCGCCCAAGCGAAGCCGACGAGATCGAGGATCGTGTCGTTGGGGGAAATCGAGATCAGGGCTGCGACGATTGCGGTCAGGAGAACGGCGAAGCGTCCCGCCATGACGCCGCTCTTCTGCGACATCTTCTTCCTGGTGATGCCGGAGTAGACGTCCTCGACGAGAGCAGAGGAGCTGACGAGGAGCTGGGAGGAGATGGTCGACATGATCGCGGCAAGAACAGCCGCGAGAATGAGGCCACCGATGAGGGGGTGGAAGAGGGCAGTCGTGAGCGCGATGAAGACCGTCTCCGGATCGGCAAGCGGGTTGGCGTCGGGGCGGAAGTAGGCGATGCCGACGATGGCAGTGAGAACCGCGCCGCCGACGGAGATGATCATCCAGCTGATGCCGATGCGGCGACCGTAGATGGCGTCCTGGGGGTTGCGCAGCGCCATGAAGCGGACGATGATGTGTGGCTGGCCGACATAGCCCATGCCCCATCCGATTGCGCCGAGAACGGCCATGATCGTCAGGCCGGCGAAGGGATCGAGTCCGTTGGCCAGCCCGGAGCCTTCAAGCGTTTGGCTGCCTACGATGTCCGACACGTCGCCGACGCTGCCCACGTTGATCGTGGTCGCTATCGGGACGATGATCAGCGCCGCCATCATCAGCAGGCCCTGCGCCATATCCGTCCATGCCACCGCGATGAAGCCGCCCGCGAACGTGTAGAGGACAACGATGACGGCGACGAGGAGCATGCCCCAGATGTAGTCCCATCCGAAAGCGGACTCGAAGTATTTGCCGGAGGCGACGAGCTGGGCAGAGATGTAGAAGATGAAGAAGATGAGGGTGATGATTCCGGCGACGATCGTCAGGCCGCGTCCGGTGCCCTGGAGGCGCGCATTGAAGAACGACGGGATCGTGATCGAGTTGCGGGCGATCTCCGTGTAGGCGCGAAGCCTGGGGGCGATGAACTTCCAGTTCAGGTATTGGCCGATTGTCAGTCCGACCGCGATCCAGCCCTCGACGAGGCCAGCCGCGTAGATAGCGCCGGGCAGGCCCATGAGGAGCCAGCCCGACATGTCGGATGCTCCAGCGCTGAGCGCTGCCGGGATCGGGTGGAGGTTGCGCCCCGCGAGCATGTAGTCGTCGTAGTCTTTGGTTTTTCGGTAACCCCACCATCCGATGAGGATCATGGCAATGAAATAGGCGACGAGTGCGATCGTCTGTCCGGTGAGCTGACTCATGACTGTCCTTCCCCGGCGCGGCGGCGCCGAGTGGTTGTTCTCCCGGGATTCGTATCACCATCGCAAGAACACACCCACAGGAGAGATCTGCACCACTTTCTTGATATCGAGATAGTAACGGACTGAGGGGCGCCATGGGGAGCTTTTATCCAGTTGTGGCCGTTTGTTCGAGGTTTGCGGTGGTTCGGAGACGACAGTGGGGGCCGCCGAAGCGACCCCCACCGCTCTGGTGCGAGTTATTCGACCGTGAGGCGTTCGCGCACCTCAGGGTTCTCATCGAGCCATTCCGCGACGGTCTCAGCATTGTCGCGATCGGCATTCTCGTTGAGGACGTAGTTCTCAACGGCGGAGAGCTCCTCATCGGAGATCTCGAAGGACGAGAACATGGCGGCGATCTCAGGGTAGTCGTCGGAGAAGCCGGAACGACCGAAGGACTTGATGTCCTCAGCATCGCCGTACGCACCCTCGGGATCCTCGAGGTCACGGATATCGTAGGCGCCGTACGCCCAGTGCGGGGACCAGAGGGTGACAACAATATTGCGCCCCTCCTTCATCGCACCATCAAGTTCGGCCAGCATCGCGGCAGTCGAGGAGATCTTGAAGTCCATGCCCTCAAGCCCGTAGGTGGGCATAACCTCGTCGCGGGTGATCCGGGTCAGCCCCGCCCCGCCATCGATGCCGATGATCTCGTTGTTGAACTCATCAGCGGCGTCCGCGAGCTCGTCGATCGACTGGATGGGAGCATCGTTGTTGACGGCCAGAGCAAGCTTCGCATCCGAATACCAGGTGCCCAGATCCTCGATGTCGTCCTCGTAGCTCTCCAGGTATTCCGAGTGCGTGACGGGCAGCCACACGTCGAGGAGAAGGTCGATATCCCCGCTCGCGAGGCCGGTGAAGATGACGCCGATGTCGGCGTTCGTCAGGGTGACATCGTAACCCTGCTCGTCGAGAGCGATCTTGGCCATGTGGGAGACGACGACGCCCTCGTCCCATCCGGCAGGGACGCCGATTTCGATCTCTTTCGTCACCTCGGCGTCACCTGTCGTCTCTGTCTCTTCGCTCTCGCTGCCACAGGCGGCGAGGAGCGTCAGTGCGACGGCGGCAGAGAATGCCACGCTTCGTGTCTTGCGAGTCATGTGTCTTCCTTCTGTTGTGTGTCGATGCTGGCTTCCGGGTCCGGCAGCCATAGGCACTTTCTGGGATTCTTACTGGGTGAGCTGGTCTCGTTTCGACATGCCGAACGCGGAGGTCACGCGATCGAGGTACATGGCGAGAATGACAACGGACAGTCCTGATTCCGCGCCGAGGGAGATATTGACCTGGGTGACTGACGTGTAGACGTCAGCACCGAGACCGCCCGCGCCGACCATGCCCGCGATGACAACCATGGAGAGAGCGAGCATGATGACCTGGTTGACGCCGCCCATGATGTTCTGTCGGGCGAGCGGGAGCTGGATCTGCGCGAGGATCCGGGCGGGGTGAGCGCCGAAGGCGTGTGCCGCTTCAACAACCTCCCGATCGACCTGTTTGATGCCGAGTTCGGTGAACCGCACGGCGGGAGCGATGGAGAAGAGGATGGTTGCGACGATGCCGGGAACGACACCGATCCTGAACAGGACGACGAACGGAATGAGATAGACAAAGGCCGGCATCGTCTGCAGGAAGTCGAGCACCGGACGGACGATCGCGGAGGCAGTGCGGCTCTTCGCTGCCAGGATGCCGAGCGGAATACCGATGGCGATGGCAATGATCGAGGCGACAAGGACAAGGGCGAACGAGGACATGGCGTTCGACCATTGGCCCACGCCGTAGATGATGAGGAAGCCGAGAAGCGAACCGACGGCAAGCTTCCAGCCCTTGACGGCGAAGGCGACAAACGTCAGCAGCGCCATGATCGTCCAGACGGGAAGATCATCCGCCACACTCTCCGGAGGGGTGAGGAACCATTGGCTGAGAATGAAGGCCAGCGCGAAGGCGCCGGCACCACCCAACCCGGCCTTCCATCCCTTCCACAGCGTGATCGCAAGCGTGACGATCACGGCGATCGACAGGAAATCGGGCGTGAGGAGGAAGTTCTCGAGGAACGTGTAGAGCGGCATGAGGATGTCGCCAGAGATCCAATCGAAGACACCCTTAAGGTTGCCCGTCATCCAGTCGACTGCGGACTTCGCCCAGTCGCCTAGCGGGATCTCGAACAGAAGACCATCGGCCATCAGAAACTCTCCTCTGCAGTCGTCTCGGCTATCGCCGGCATCTCACCCGTCGTGGCGGCCGCTGACGGCGCGCTCGCGGCAGATGCTGCACTCAGATCCACCGGCATCACCACGTCTTCCTGCCCAAGTGCACGCAGAAGCGTGACGTTGGGGATGACTCCGAGAAGACGGTTGTCGTCCGAGACGACGGGGACCGTCAACTGGTCGCTGGCGGCAGGTGCAACAACCTGGTTGAGCGGAGTATCCGGTCCCACCCCGGGATGAGAGGGGTGGATGAGGCCCTCGATCGATGTCAGTCTCGGATTCCGGCGCAGTGCGCGAAGGATCTCTTCGACATAGACGCAGCCGAGCAGGTTGCGGGATCCACCATCGGTCACCCAGCCGCCCGGAGCGTCGATCTCCTCCAGCTTCTTGAGGACGACGTTCGGACCATCGCCCCGGTAGAGACGAGTCAGGGGCTTGACCATGATCGAGGAGGCTGTGATCACGCGGGACCGGTCGACGTCCTGGACGAATCGCTCGATGTAGTCGTTGGACGGGTTCGTGAGAATCTCTTCGGCCGTACCGATCTGGTCGACGGATCCGTTCCTCATCACCGCAATCCGATTGCCGACGAACATGGCTTCGTTGAGGTCGTGGGTGATGAAGATGATGGTGCGCCGCTTCACCTCCTGGATCTCCAGGAGAAGCTCCTGCATGTCCCGCCGGATCAGCGGGTCGAGAGCGGAGAACGCCTCGTCCATGAGCAGGATCGGAGCATCAGCGGTCAGTGCCCGGGCCAGGCCTACGCGCTGCTGCATGCCGCCGGACAGTTCGGAGGGATAGCTGTTCTCCCAACCCTCCAAACCCGTTGTCTTGAGCGACTCGGCGGCGCGCTCCAGGCGCTCCTTCTTCGCTACGCCGGCAATCTCGAGGGGGTAGGCGGCATTGTCGATCACAGTGCGGTGGGGCAGGAGTGCGAAATGCTGGAAGACCATCGACATGGAATCCGCACGCAGGGCGCGAATCGCAGACTGCGACATTGCCGTGATCTCGTCATCGCCGATGAAGATCTTTCCGCCTGTGGCCGGCCCGAGGGCGTTGAGGGTCCGCAGGAGTGTTGACTTCCCGGACCCGGATAGGCCCATGACGACGAAGATCTCACCGGGATCGACCGTGAAGCTCACATTGTTGACTGCGACTGTGACGTCGTCGGGAAGCTGGTCAAGGCTCGCTCCGCTCTGGAGCATCTTCGTCGCCTTGGCACCGTCCTTCCCGAAAACCTTGTAGACGTTCTCGCACCGGAGACCCTTCATCTACTTCCTTACTCTTCCGCTCAAAACTCGTCGTGTGCTTTTACTTGTTCGTGAACTGCGGCACACGAATGACATACTTTGCAGGCAATTACCAGACTTCCAGGGTTTCCACAGGCCCTCAAATAACGATCCGATAACGCGATGGCGTGATTGTGGGAGAGAGGCGCGAATTGGCGGGAATCGCACGGTGACGGCTCGGCGCGGGCTGTTGCCGAATTGTGACCCACCAGACTCATTATTCCGTATATTCTGAGAAATATGCATAAATGATTCGTTTGGTCCCGTGCTTAGGGCCCGTCCCGGCCGGCATGTGTGCGCCACTGAGCCAAGAAAACTGAGATCCTATCGGTTCGCGGCCCAAAGCGCCACGTATGATATGCAAAAGTTATGAAGATGAGATGTTCGTCGGCGTGCTGATCGCCGCAAGTATGGTCTCGTCAAGGAAGCGTCGAGTTTTTCCCAGGGGATGCAAAAAGTCCGGCACCAGTGGTGCCGGACTCGCTGCGCGCCCGGAGGGATTCGAACCCCCAACCTTCTGATCCGTAGTCAGATGCTCTATCCGTTGAGCTACGGGCGCCAGTCGCTTGGACGTCATTTATCATAACGCGATTTCATGCCGGGACGCGAATCTGGATTGCATGAGAGCCGTCACGATTTAGACGCGTACAGCAAACTAGCCGATAGCCGACAGCGCCTTCGCGAGGCGGGGGCGGACCGGAGTCTCCCACGTTCCGACAAGCTCCTCGACGTCTCCCTTGAACTGGCGCTTGAAGTGGAGAACCCCAGCATCGGAGGCGTCATCGGTGAAGATGCCGGTGATGCCGAACGTGTTGTACCGGTCAATACCGTTGGCGCTCGCCCACTCGAGCATTGCACGGTGGACGAGATAGATGCCGTAATACGACTGGTACTCACGGTAGGAGCCTGACAGCAGGTAGACGAGCTCGTTGGGGCATGCGATGAA
Protein-coding sequences here:
- a CDS encoding ABC transporter permease → MADGLLFEIPLGDWAKSAVDWMTGNLKGVFDWISGDILMPLYTFLENFLLTPDFLSIAVIVTLAITLWKGWKAGLGGAGAFALAFILSQWFLTPPESVADDLPVWTIMALLTFVAFAVKGWKLAVGSLLGFLIIYGVGQWSNAMSSFALVLVASIIAIAIGIPLGILAAKSRTASAIVRPVLDFLQTMPAFVYLIPFVVLFRIGVVPGIVATILFSIAPAVRFTELGIKQVDREVVEAAHAFGAHPARILAQIQLPLARQNIMGGVNQVIMLALSMVVIAGMVGAGGLGADVYTSVTQVNISLGAESGLSVVILAMYLDRVTSAFGMSKRDQLTQ
- a CDS encoding methyltransferase domain-containing protein — its product is MATDNHFPLTPCGYFNAGLCRSCTHLAVPYREQVALKQRRAEETLPCDEWFAPVESAEFGFRNKAKIVVTGTPEHPRLGIVGDGRGQDLRDCLLYPPIITAAHETLARFIARAGLVPYSIPDRMGELKSIILTASPIDRLMIRFVLRTEELVPSLLAHLDWLVDRLPVDVVTANIHPHHVALPEGPTEIPLYGDDVLDMSLGPLDLRLRPQGFFQTNTDITRVLYATAAAWVDETDPEEVWDLYCGVGGFAKSVARPWRTVRGVELSEDAVRAAGGPPTFIAADAGLWARQQDSAPDLLIVNPPRRGIGDLAEWIRDSPIDRVLYSSCNLRSAADDLGTMGFRAVRAQLFDMFPHTGHMECLILAERSTGSDG
- a CDS encoding quaternary amine ABC transporter ATP-binding protein, yielding MKGLRCENVYKVFGKDGAKATKMLQSGASLDQLPDDVTVAVNNVSFTVDPGEIFVVMGLSGSGKSTLLRTLNALGPATGGKIFIGDDEITAMSQSAIRALRADSMSMVFQHFALLPHRTVIDNAAYPLEIAGVAKKERLERAAESLKTTGLEGWENSYPSELSGGMQQRVGLARALTADAPILLMDEAFSALDPLIRRDMQELLLEIQEVKRRTIIFITHDLNEAMFVGNRIAVMRNGSVDQIGTAEEILTNPSNDYIERFVQDVDRSRVITASSIMVKPLTRLYRGDGPNVVLKKLEEIDAPGGWVTDGGSRNLLGCVYVEEILRALRRNPRLTSIEGLIHPSHPGVGPDTPLNQVVAPAASDQLTVPVVSDDNRLLGVIPNVTLLRALGQEDVVMPVDLSAASAASAPSAAATTGEMPAIAETTAEESF
- the putP gene encoding sodium/proline symporter PutP, with product MSQLTGQTIALVAYFIAMILIGWWGYRKTKDYDDYMLAGRNLHPIPAALSAGASDMSGWLLMGLPGAIYAAGLVEGWIAVGLTIGQYLNWKFIAPRLRAYTEIARNSITIPSFFNARLQGTGRGLTIVAGIITLIFFIFYISAQLVASGKYFESAFGWDYIWGMLLVAVIVVLYTFAGGFIAVAWTDMAQGLLMMAALIIVPIATTINVGSVGDVSDIVGSQTLEGSGLANGLDPFAGLTIMAVLGAIGWGMGYVGQPHIIVRFMALRNPQDAIYGRRIGISWMIISVGGAVLTAIVGIAYFRPDANPLADPETVFIALTTALFHPLIGGLILAAVLAAIMSTISSQLLVSSSALVEDVYSGITRKKMSQKSGVMAGRFAVLLTAIVAALISISPNDTILDLVGFAWAGFGSSFGPIVILALFWKGLTSRGAMAGMITGAVIVFVWGNIDAGGIFDLYEMVPAFFAALLVTWLVSKKTAYPAEIQAEIDKEFDQAVRLTDVWDVDEAKTASGRHLDADGNLRDPGPTA
- a CDS encoding glycine betaine ABC transporter substrate-binding protein, producing MTRKTRSVAFSAAVALTLLAACGSESEETETTGDAEVTKEIEIGVPAGWDEGVVVSHMAKIALDEQGYDVTLTNADIGVIFTGLASGDIDLLLDVWLPVTHSEYLESYEDDIEDLGTWYSDAKLALAVNNDAPIQSIDELADAADEFNNEIIGIDGGAGLTRITRDEVMPTYGLEGMDFKISSTAAMLAELDGAMKEGRNIVVTLWSPHWAYGAYDIRDLEDPEGAYGDAEDIKSFGRSGFSDDYPEIAAMFSSFEISDEELSAVENYVLNENADRDNAETVAEWLDENPEVRERLTVE